In Lacerta agilis isolate rLacAgi1 chromosome 8, rLacAgi1.pri, whole genome shotgun sequence, one genomic interval encodes:
- the LOC117051054 gene encoding glutaredoxin-2, mitochondrial-like, translating to MALKALPRLSLLGGWRRMGNSTSATTDLSNTATANQIEQTISDNCVVIFSKTTCSYCNMAKKLFEDMNVNYTAIELDMYENGSQFQDILHQMTGGRTVPRIFINGTFVGGATDTQRLHREGKLLPLVHQCLLRRGRNSEQPCSLP from the coding sequence ATGGCTTTGAAGGCGCTGCCCAGACTGAGTCTGCTGGGGGGCTGGCGAAGAATGGGGAACAGTACATCTGCTACCACAGACTTATCTAACACTGCCACTGCTAACCAGATAGAGCAAACTATCTCAGACAACTGTGTAGTGATCTTCTCGAAAACCACATGCTCCTACTGCAACATGGCAAAGAAGCTGTTTGAAGATATGAATGTGAACTACACAGCCATCGAACTGGACATGTATGAGAACGGAAGCCAGTTTCAAGATATTCTTCATCAAATGACTGGCGGCAGGACAGTTCCAAGAATATTTATCAATGGAACATTTGTCGGAGGTGCTACAGACACACAGAGACTTCACCGGGAAGGCAAACTGCTCCCATTAGTTCACCAGTGTCTCTTGCGAAGAGGGCGAAACTCAGAACAGCCATGTAGTCTTCCTTGA